One Anas platyrhynchos isolate ZD024472 breed Pekin duck chromosome 2, IASCAAS_PekinDuck_T2T, whole genome shotgun sequence DNA segment encodes these proteins:
- the CDC25A gene encoding M-phase inducer phosphatase 1 yields the protein MPQRGGQPVSALPASRRHAGKCSPPTVPLSYWSERPSTSREIALLPLRLVSGREVGGAPGGYKSRPPRGAAQSGLAIGGGSFGASFGAGGGADRRPGGTMEAAPGGSYRRRLLLLSPASPAAVKALFPAELSPVSDLRLTMEQLGRGSAGQHENAEQDPGNKNANGLQRTVSSESTDSGCALDSPSPLASNDIMEETFEKAILESSRLNIRLPLRRIHSLPQRLLGSSPALKRSHSDSLDCDAFQLLDQNENKENESFEFKKPTKPASRSSVHVHSRDGKGVPGQRQNSSSAQGFPSNEIPTGELENHRSAFQQQSPLASSESEDDDGFLELLDEQDLKNDEEIPSDVASLWTAPLVMRKTDMRAKRCRLFGSSALPSGVGRTTQKRMERSQEENSPGKSKKRKSLPGTPSEDATNLKIVKTQSSAAEIESILDSDQRDLIGDFSKGYLFHTVDGKHQDLKYIDSEMIVSVLTGKFASFIKECVIIDCRYPYEYEGGHIKGAVNLHMEEDVEDFLLKKPILPSENKRVIIVFHCEFSSERGPRMCRFVRERDRLGNEYPNLHYPELYVLKGGYKDFFLRCRSFCEPQSYRPMHHEDFKEDLKRFRTKSRTWAGERSKRELYSRLKKL from the exons CCAGCCGGGAAATCGCCCTTCTCCCACTCCGATTGGTCAGCGGGCGGGAGGTGGGCGGGGCGCCGGGAGGCTATAAAAGCCGCCCCCCGCGCGGCGCCGCGCAGAGCGGCCTTGCGATTGGCGGCGGGAGCTTTGGCGCCAGCttcggggcgggcggcggcgctgACAGGAGGCCGGGAGGGACGATGGAGGCCGCGCCGGGCGGCTCCTaccgccgccgcctcctgctgctttctccGGCCTCCCCCGCCGCCGTCAAGGCGCTGTTCCCCGCCGAGCTCTCGCCCGTCTCCGACCTCCGCCTCACCATGGAGCAGCTGGGACGCGGCTCGGCCGG TCAGCACGAAAACGCTGAACAAGATCCAGGAAACAAGAATGCCAATGGTCTGCAGAGAACGGTGTCATCGGAGTCAACGGACTCAG GTTGTGCCTTGGATTCACCCAGTCCTCTGGCCTCCAACGACATCATGGAAGAAAC GTTTGAGAAGGCGATTCTTGAATCTAGCAGACTGAa CATTCGACTGCCTCTCAGAAGAATACATTCACTGCCA CAGAGGCTCCTGGGATCCAGTCCTGCTCTGAAGAGAAGCCATTCAGATTCTCTGGATTGTGATGCTTTTCAACTCTTAgaccaaaatgaaaacaaggagAAT gAATCATTTGAGTTTAAGAAGCCAACCAAACCAGCTTCTCGTAGTTCTGTGCACGTCCATTCCCGTGATGGCAAAGGTGTTCCTGGACAAAGGCAAAATTCCTCCTCAGCTCAGGGA tttccaTCTAATGAAATACCCACGGGTGAGCTGGAAAACCACAGGTCAGCTTTCCAGCAGCAGTCTCCTCTAGCTTCCTCTGAAAGCGAAGATGATGATGGATTCCTAGAGCTCTTAGATGAGCAAGATTTGAAG AATGATGAGGAGATACCATCTGACGTGGCAAGCCTCTGGACTGCACCGCTAGTCATGAGGAAAACGGACATGCGG GCCAAACGATGCCGGTTGTTTGGCTCTTCCGCTCTGCCCAGTGGTGTGGGCAGAACTACCCAGAAAAGGATGGAGAGGTCACAGGAAGAGAATTCTCCAGGGAAAagcaagaagaggaaaagcCTGCCTGGAACACCATCCGAAGACGCAACG AATTTGAAGATAGTAAAGACACAATCCTCTGCAGCAGAGATCGAAAGCATTTTGGACAGTGATCAGAGAGACCTTATTGGTGACTTCTCAAAG GGTTATTTGTTCCACACTGTTGATGGGAAGCATCAAGATTTAAAATACATCGACTCGGAAATG attgtgtCTGTGCTGACTGGAAAATTTGCAAGCTTCATCAAGGAATGTGTGATAATTGACTGTAGATATCCATATGAGTATGAAGGGGGACACATTAAG GGTGCTGTAAACCTCCATATGGAAGAGGACGTGGAAGACTTCTTGCTGAAGAAGCCAATCCTGCCGTCGGAGAACAAGCGGGTGATCATAGTGTTCCACTGCGAGTTCTCTTCGGAGCGGGGCCCGCGGAT GTGCCGGTTTGTGAGGGAGCGGGACAGGCTGGGGAATGAATACCCCAACCTCCACTACCCAGAGCTCTATGTCCTGAAGGGAGGCTACAAGGATTTCTTCCTAAGATGCCGT AGCTTCTGCGAGCCCCAGAGCTACCGCCCCATGCACCACGAGGACTTTAAAGAAGACTTGAAAAGATTTCGCACCAAAAGCCGAACCTGGGCTGGTGAGAGGAGCAAAAGGGAACTGTACAGCCGCTTGAAGAAGCTCTGA